A genomic region of Fodinisporobacter ferrooxydans contains the following coding sequences:
- the ybeY gene encoding rRNA maturation RNase YbeY, whose product MNRHISVSVDVQAFLDKVLQAAADYEDIEGYQVAVSLVDDARIHELNREYRGVDRPTDVLSFALQEQGEDEPEFDYGLPEHANEWDSLGDIVISIETMERQAAEYGHSVERELAFLAVHGFLHLIGYDHETEEEEKDMFRRQEDILKTVGLTRD is encoded by the coding sequence ATGAACAGGCATATATCCGTATCCGTCGATGTTCAGGCGTTTTTGGACAAGGTATTGCAAGCGGCTGCCGATTATGAAGATATCGAAGGGTATCAGGTAGCCGTGTCGCTTGTGGACGATGCGAGAATTCACGAATTAAATCGGGAATACAGAGGTGTCGATCGGCCGACGGATGTACTTTCCTTTGCCTTGCAGGAACAAGGCGAGGATGAACCGGAATTCGATTACGGGTTGCCGGAACATGCAAACGAATGGGACTCTCTTGGCGACATCGTGATTTCGATCGAGACAATGGAGCGGCAAGCAGCAGAATATGGCCACTCTGTCGAACGTGAGTTGGCATTTTTGGCTGTTCACGGATTTTTGCATTTAATCGGATATGATCATGAGACGGAAGAAGAGGAAAAAGATATGTTCCGCAGACAGGAGGATATTCTAAAAACGGTTGGTTTAACCCGAGATTAG
- a CDS encoding NUDIX hydrolase has translation MRKEYSAGGIVFQKINGSYDILFIRDRYGKLSLPKGHVEPGETTKEAALREVREETGMIGQIVSDVVGSVTYVFDHPGFGQIEKQVTFYLIEAVGGDLQPQLSEIRQALWLPLEDAYELQLAEGYNNNTDVLRQAIEMLKRELG, from the coding sequence ATGAGGAAAGAATATTCTGCGGGTGGAATTGTTTTTCAAAAAATAAACGGTTCCTATGATATTTTATTTATTCGGGACCGTTATGGCAAATTAAGTTTGCCCAAGGGACATGTAGAACCCGGTGAGACGACAAAAGAAGCGGCATTGCGGGAAGTCCGGGAAGAAACGGGCATGATCGGACAAATTGTCAGCGATGTGGTCGGCAGTGTGACATATGTATTTGATCACCCTGGATTTGGACAGATTGAAAAACAAGTCACGTTTTATCTGATTGAAGCAGTGGGAGGGGATTTGCAGCCGCAATTGTCGGAGATTCGCCAAGCGCTTTGGCTTCCTTTGGAAGATGCCTACGAACTGCAATTAGCAGAAGGATATAATAATAATACGGATGTACTTCGGCAAGCGATCGAGATGTTAAAGAGAGAGTTGGGATGA
- a CDS encoding PhoH family protein codes for MDTKTQKIHLQDNQEAISLFGTHDANLKKVEEAYQAQIVTRGTELMITGLPAEVDQIEQLFSALLRLIRQNVKLNVRDISYAIELSKSGNLEELIELFTEEIGVTFKGKPIRVKTLGQRRYINQIRKHDIVFGIGPAGTGKTYLAVVMAVQALKKGLVKRIILTRPAVEAGENLGFLPGDLQEKVDPYLRPLYDGLYDVFGAENVAKSLERGAIEIAPLAYMRGRTLDDSFVILDEAQNTTHEQMKMFLTRLGFGSKMVITGDITQVDLPKGKRSGLHEAVRILKDVKGISFVQLHESDVVRHQLVQRIIAAYQVEEEA; via the coding sequence TTGGATACAAAAACACAAAAAATCCACTTGCAAGACAATCAAGAAGCCATTTCTTTATTTGGCACGCATGATGCCAATCTGAAAAAAGTAGAGGAAGCGTATCAGGCGCAAATCGTCACACGCGGCACGGAATTGATGATTACAGGGCTGCCGGCGGAAGTCGACCAGATTGAACAACTATTCTCCGCTTTGTTGCGCTTGATCAGACAAAACGTAAAATTGAACGTCCGGGATATTTCCTATGCCATCGAGCTGTCCAAATCAGGGAATCTGGAAGAACTTATCGAGTTATTTACAGAAGAGATCGGAGTTACGTTTAAAGGCAAGCCGATTCGTGTAAAAACACTTGGGCAGCGCAGATATATTAACCAGATCCGCAAACATGACATCGTGTTTGGGATCGGTCCGGCAGGTACGGGAAAAACGTATCTGGCAGTCGTAATGGCGGTACAGGCGTTGAAAAAAGGTCTTGTGAAGCGAATCATTCTGACTCGGCCGGCTGTGGAAGCAGGTGAGAATCTCGGGTTTTTGCCGGGAGATTTGCAGGAGAAAGTGGATCCTTATTTGCGTCCGTTATACGATGGTCTGTACGATGTATTCGGTGCGGAAAACGTAGCCAAGTCCCTGGAGCGGGGAGCGATTGAAATCGCGCCATTGGCGTATATGCGCGGCCGCACATTGGATGATTCCTTCGTGATTTTGGATGAAGCGCAGAATACCACACATGAACAAATGAAAATGTTTTTAACGAGACTCGGATTTGGATCCAAAATGGTCATCACCGGCGATATTACACAAGTGGATTTGCCAAAAGGCAAACGTTCCGGTCTTCATGAAGCAGTGCGGATTTTAAAAGATGTCAAAGGAATTTCCTTTGTCCAATTGCATGAGTCTGACGTTGTCAGGCATCAGCTTGTACAGCGCATCATCGCTGCATACCAGGTGGAGGAAGAAGCATGA
- a CDS encoding class I SAM-dependent rRNA methyltransferase, which produces MIQMYLRRDRRKRLEHAHPWIFKNEIERVDGSPQHGDIVSVFNHQGHFLAKGFWNGQSKIAVRILTYNPNQDIDQAFFTARIREAWQLRRQFLKKTAACRVIYGEADFLPGLIVDRYGEYVSLQIVSYGMERHKEQIIQALVSVLQPKGIMERNDISLRRLEGLEEQKGVVYGEIPEVVEIEENDVRMYVDLLNGQKTGYFFDQRENRAAIAPLCQTFQADGSKRGADVLECFCHTGSFTVHAAAYGARHITALDISEHAIDTAIRNVQLNGLEDRADFEFVVGNAFDELRKFEQEKRDFDVVILDPPAFAKSRQAVEGALRGYKEINLRGMKLVREGGFLVTASCSYHVRPDMWLQVIEDAAADGKKLLRLIEYRSAGKDHPVILGMEENDYLKFAVFQVKSRA; this is translated from the coding sequence GTGATTCAAATGTATTTGCGCAGAGACAGACGAAAACGTCTCGAACATGCGCATCCCTGGATTTTTAAAAATGAAATCGAACGGGTGGATGGCTCTCCGCAACATGGTGACATCGTCTCCGTGTTCAATCATCAGGGCCATTTTTTGGCCAAAGGTTTCTGGAATGGGCAATCAAAAATTGCTGTACGGATTTTGACATACAATCCGAATCAGGACATCGATCAAGCGTTTTTTACAGCGAGAATCCGTGAAGCCTGGCAGCTTCGTCGACAATTTTTGAAAAAAACTGCAGCCTGCCGCGTAATTTACGGAGAAGCTGATTTTTTGCCCGGTCTGATTGTCGACCGCTACGGAGAGTATGTCAGTCTGCAAATCGTATCATACGGTATGGAGCGCCATAAAGAGCAAATCATTCAGGCCCTTGTTTCCGTGCTGCAGCCGAAAGGAATCATGGAGCGCAATGATATATCCCTGCGCCGATTGGAAGGCTTGGAAGAACAGAAAGGCGTCGTTTACGGGGAGATACCGGAAGTTGTCGAGATCGAAGAGAACGATGTGCGCATGTACGTGGATCTGCTGAACGGGCAGAAAACGGGGTATTTCTTCGATCAACGGGAGAATCGGGCAGCGATCGCGCCATTGTGCCAGACATTCCAAGCGGATGGCAGCAAACGCGGCGCAGATGTTCTCGAATGCTTTTGTCATACCGGTTCCTTTACGGTGCATGCCGCTGCATACGGGGCCAGGCATATTACAGCGCTGGATATTTCCGAGCATGCCATCGATACGGCCATTCGAAATGTACAATTGAATGGGTTGGAAGATCGGGCGGATTTTGAATTTGTCGTCGGCAATGCATTTGATGAGCTGCGAAAATTTGAACAGGAAAAAAGGGACTTCGATGTCGTGATTTTGGATCCTCCGGCCTTTGCCAAATCGCGCCAAGCGGTTGAAGGAGCATTGCGCGGCTATAAGGAAATCAATTTGCGCGGCATGAAATTGGTGCGGGAGGGCGGTTTTTTGGTGACCGCTTCTTGCTCCTATCACGTGCGGCCGGATATGTGGTTACAGGTGATTGAAGACGCGGCCGCCGATGGGAAAAAACTCTTGCGTCTGATTGAATATAGAAGCGCAGGGAAAGATCATCCGGTGATTCTTGGCATGGAAGAAAACGACTATCTAAAGTTTGCCGTTTTTCAAGTAAAAAGCCGTGCTTAG
- the yqfD gene encoding sporulation protein YqfD → MHGQWILDIWKGYLIVTLYGGDIPNLLNQARLEQIALWNIRHGRNGSVQFYTYLDDFWRLRPVIRANRCKLRIGKRTGIPFWIRKGLRRKAFVAGFLVFLLMLYTMTSFVWSIDIEGTKTISPESVQAALRNLGIYRGAFKYKIGDLDTLQSKLLDVMPQLSWAGIQVHGTNITVQVVEKIPQHQPEPTGPQNVIAKKSGTITQILVHRGKSVVQKGQTVYKGELLITGDIGANQPVAASGTVKAQVWYTSKVEIPLQVTHKTFTGEKVKKDFLMFNRLPIQVWGYGQLPFAHYEEVSKDSNWQIGSFKLPVQFRETDYYQVQTSSATLSLPQAKEEGMKLIQKDVHTQMDANGTIMKQDVLQEKLEHGKLYMEILTEAEEDIGQTSAYTPPNSPESGDTQ, encoded by the coding sequence ATGCACGGGCAATGGATTCTGGATATCTGGAAAGGATATCTGATTGTAACGCTGTATGGCGGTGATATTCCGAATCTTCTAAATCAAGCGCGATTGGAACAAATTGCGCTGTGGAATATCCGGCATGGGCGAAATGGCTCTGTTCAATTTTATACATATTTGGATGATTTTTGGCGGCTGCGTCCTGTCATTCGCGCCAATCGCTGCAAACTTCGGATTGGCAAACGGACCGGCATTCCCTTTTGGATTCGCAAGGGACTGCGAAGAAAGGCATTTGTTGCAGGATTTCTGGTATTCCTCCTCATGTTATATACCATGACGTCCTTTGTATGGTCCATCGACATCGAAGGTACAAAAACGATTTCCCCGGAAAGCGTACAAGCTGCTTTGCGAAATCTGGGGATTTATCGCGGAGCATTCAAATATAAAATCGGCGATCTTGATACATTGCAGTCAAAGCTCCTGGATGTCATGCCGCAGCTTTCCTGGGCGGGCATTCAAGTGCATGGGACAAACATCACAGTACAAGTGGTCGAGAAAATTCCCCAACATCAGCCGGAACCGACCGGCCCGCAAAATGTGATTGCAAAGAAAAGCGGCACAATTACACAAATCCTTGTGCACAGGGGTAAATCAGTCGTTCAGAAGGGACAAACTGTCTACAAAGGGGAATTGTTGATTACAGGCGATATCGGCGCCAATCAGCCGGTTGCTGCAAGCGGAACGGTCAAAGCACAAGTATGGTATACAAGCAAAGTAGAAATCCCGCTGCAAGTCACACATAAAACCTTTACCGGAGAAAAAGTAAAAAAAGATTTCCTCATGTTCAATCGTTTGCCCATTCAAGTTTGGGGGTATGGTCAATTGCCTTTTGCCCATTATGAAGAAGTGTCAAAAGACTCCAATTGGCAAATTGGCAGTTTCAAGCTGCCGGTCCAATTTCGGGAAACCGATTATTATCAGGTTCAAACATCATCCGCCACGCTCTCCTTGCCGCAAGCAAAGGAAGAAGGAATGAAATTGATCCAAAAAGATGTGCATACACAAATGGATGCAAATGGAACGATCATGAAGCAGGATGTTTTACAGGAGAAGCTTGAGCATGGTAAGCTATATATGGAGATCTTAACAGAAGCTGAAGAAGATATTGGCCAGACCTCGGCCTATACTCCGCCGAATTCACCGGAGTCCGGCGATACTCAGTGA
- a CDS encoding diacylglycerol kinase family protein: protein MIHWKRLIRSFGYAFAGLAYALATQQNMRIHFVIATIAILATIVLDVSKYGMIAVFFSIVLVICMELVNTAIEKTIDYADKGVHPFAKIAKDTAAAAVLLAALNAIITGYLVFSDCVFPFRIRHLSEIKAQPLPFMLAVLGFMIVVITVLGALQYRKSMRK from the coding sequence ATGATCCATTGGAAACGGTTGATACGCAGTTTTGGTTACGCCTTTGCCGGACTCGCATATGCTTTAGCCACACAGCAGAATATGAGAATCCACTTTGTCATAGCGACAATCGCCATATTGGCTACCATTGTGTTGGACGTATCGAAATATGGCATGATTGCCGTTTTTTTTTCGATCGTCCTCGTAATCTGTATGGAACTTGTCAATACTGCAATTGAAAAGACGATTGACTATGCGGATAAAGGAGTCCATCCGTTTGCCAAAATTGCAAAGGATACGGCGGCGGCAGCCGTTTTATTAGCTGCACTGAACGCGATCATTACCGGCTATCTGGTGTTTTCCGACTGTGTGTTTCCTTTTCGTATCCGCCATCTGTCCGAAATCAAGGCACAACCGTTGCCATTCATGTTGGCTGTTCTGGGATTCATGATTGTAGTTATCACCGTTTTAGGTGCCTTGCAATATCGGAAATCCATGCGTAAATGA
- a CDS encoding HD family phosphohydrolase: MSRFLHGLHDKLSNSGFRKNSRIKWGIYAVLAILLYFIMIGAVLPQRFDFHVGDISPVDIRAPFDAVDTLATQKARQAVANKIPEQTTIDTTIEDDAVNQIDKLFNTLNQVITAKSLSNDQRLAKLKQVAPPRLSQADLQQYLSLTAEEAMVVHNESIRISEAILSKKLTEEDMQNPSSIVDNQLVYIDAAKQLRMMIRNLVLSVLKPNVLYLPDQTKQLRDQAMQNVPEQWINKGDLIVHRGQMIDQEKLSKLRDLKLLSQQPNYNLYFGLAGAILLVTAILAIYSEVTRTATSEDNHLLLLHALLILITTAFVRIVSLGQDFGLPSTSNYLVPVAMGGILVAVLLDTKLAIFSSFIFSLYTAILFNYRFELFFYSWISCLTGIYAVANVKQRYVFIRAAFIVAGSNILSIAAMQLLLFNTDNGWRTFGLETLFGVIGGLFAGILATGFSPFLESSFGLLTPISLLELSNPNHPLLKQLLMEAPGTYHHSLIVGNLAEAAAEAIGANALLCRVGAYYHDVGKMKRPMFFVENQMAKENPHDKIAPSLSHLIITSHVRDGVEMQEQHHLPKAIRDFAAQHHGTTVLWYFYNKALEQDKSGTVTLDDFRYEGPKPQTREIAIVMLCDAVEAAVRAMGRPTPQRVEATIHKIIKDRLSDGQLDECDLNFKDLDKIADAFKRTLNGIYHARIEYPDPAKTQKMTGNRQ; this comes from the coding sequence ATGAGTCGATTCCTGCACGGCTTGCATGACAAATTATCCAATTCGGGGTTTCGCAAAAATTCCAGAATCAAATGGGGAATCTATGCCGTTCTGGCGATTCTCCTGTACTTTATCATGATTGGTGCTGTCTTGCCCCAGCGATTTGATTTTCATGTAGGAGATATCAGCCCGGTCGATATTCGGGCGCCTTTTGATGCGGTTGATACACTCGCTACGCAGAAGGCCAGGCAAGCGGTCGCCAATAAAATACCGGAACAAACGACGATCGATACGACGATCGAGGATGATGCCGTCAATCAAATCGACAAATTGTTCAACACGTTGAATCAAGTCATCACGGCTAAAAGCCTGTCAAACGACCAGCGTCTTGCAAAGTTGAAGCAGGTAGCGCCGCCGCGCCTGTCGCAGGCCGACTTGCAGCAATATCTATCGTTAACGGCGGAAGAAGCGATGGTCGTACATAATGAATCGATTCGCATATCGGAAGCGATTTTGAGCAAAAAATTGACGGAAGAGGACATGCAAAATCCCAGTTCCATTGTCGATAACCAATTGGTATATATCGATGCCGCCAAGCAATTGCGGATGATGATCCGCAATCTGGTTTTGTCTGTGCTAAAACCGAATGTCTTGTATTTGCCGGATCAGACCAAGCAGTTGCGGGATCAGGCGATGCAAAACGTACCGGAACAATGGATCAATAAGGGAGACCTCATTGTGCACCGCGGACAAATGATCGATCAGGAAAAGCTTTCGAAGCTGCGGGATTTGAAATTATTATCCCAACAACCCAATTACAATTTGTATTTCGGGCTTGCCGGCGCGATCCTGCTGGTAACGGCGATCCTCGCCATCTATAGTGAAGTGACGCGTACGGCCACTTCCGAAGATAATCATTTGCTTTTGCTTCATGCACTTTTGATCTTGATCACGACGGCATTTGTCCGGATTGTCAGCCTGGGGCAAGATTTTGGCTTGCCTTCTACCAGCAATTACCTCGTCCCGGTAGCGATGGGGGGGATCTTGGTAGCTGTCTTGCTCGATACCAAACTTGCAATTTTTTCTTCGTTTATATTTTCCTTATATACGGCGATCCTTTTTAATTATCGTTTTGAATTGTTTTTTTATAGCTGGATTAGTTGTTTGACGGGCATTTATGCGGTGGCCAACGTAAAGCAGCGGTATGTATTTATTCGAGCTGCTTTTATTGTGGCGGGGTCGAATATTCTGTCGATTGCGGCCATGCAATTATTGCTGTTCAATACGGACAACGGTTGGCGTACATTTGGATTGGAGACGTTGTTTGGCGTCATCGGAGGGTTGTTTGCCGGAATTTTGGCAACCGGTTTTTCGCCGTTTTTGGAAAGTTCGTTTGGTTTATTGACGCCGATCAGTTTGTTGGAATTGTCCAATCCCAATCATCCCTTGTTGAAACAACTGCTGATGGAAGCTCCGGGGACGTATCATCATAGCTTGATTGTCGGCAATTTGGCGGAAGCGGCTGCAGAAGCGATCGGTGCCAATGCGCTGCTCTGCCGGGTCGGGGCATATTATCACGATGTCGGCAAAATGAAGCGTCCGATGTTTTTTGTGGAAAATCAAATGGCAAAAGAAAACCCGCACGATAAAATCGCGCCAAGTTTAAGTCATTTGATTATCACATCACATGTCCGGGATGGTGTGGAAATGCAGGAGCAGCACCATTTGCCGAAAGCGATTCGCGATTTTGCCGCACAGCATCATGGGACTACCGTACTGTGGTATTTCTATAACAAAGCACTTGAACAAGACAAAAGCGGTACAGTAACACTTGACGATTTCCGCTATGAAGGCCCGAAACCGCAAACGCGGGAAATTGCCATCGTCATGTTGTGTGATGCGGTGGAAGCGGCTGTGCGGGCGATGGGCAGACCGACTCCGCAACGGGTGGAAGCAACGATTCATAAAATCATCAAAGACCGGTTGTCGGACGGTCAGCTGGATGAGTGTGATTTGAATTTTAAAGATCTGGATAAAATTGCCGATGCTTTCAAGCGCACATTGAACGGAATTTATCATGCACGTATTGAATATCCAGACCCTGCAAAAACTCAGAAAATGACAGGGAATAGGCAGTGA
- the rpsU gene encoding 30S ribosomal protein S21 → MSEVRIRKNESLDSALRRFKRATAKDGILAEIKKRKHYEKPSVARKKKSEAARKKKKF, encoded by the coding sequence ATGTCTGAAGTTCGGATTCGTAAAAATGAATCCTTGGATAGTGCATTGCGTAGATTTAAGCGGGCAACGGCCAAAGATGGAATTTTAGCTGAAATCAAAAAGCGTAAGCACTATGAAAAACCAAGTGTAGCACGCAAGAAAAAATCAGAAGCTGCTCGTAAGAAAAAGAAATTCTAA
- the mtaB gene encoding tRNA (N(6)-L-threonylcarbamoyladenosine(37)-C(2))-methylthiotransferase MtaB — translation MRTVAFHTLGCKVNFYDTEAIWQLFKKDGYEQAPFDQRADVYVINTCTVTHVGDKKSRQMIRRAIRQNPEATVVVTGCYAQIAPDEVMGIPGVDLVIGTQHREQMMDLVHKVQTERKPYNFVGNIMQQRNFEELDVPYFMDRTRASLKIQEGCNNFCTFCIIPYSRGFLRSRKPENVIRQAKRLVEAGYYEIVLTGIHTGGYGADLPDYSLAKLLADLENVEGLHRIRISSIEASEIDDEAIEVLAKSKKICRHLHIPLQAGDNQVLKKMNRRYTTEQFAEKIQKLRQALPDLAITSDVIVGFPGESDEGFEATYRFISEQNFAQLHVFPYSKRRGTPAAKFQNQVPEDVKEHRVQRLIELSEQLMNEYAASFLGKTLEVIPEEFYDEEKTLVVGHADNYVKVIFPGGKEVLGQICEVKLDRVEKELAFGQMVRQVTFAKTEEDVSLEDQPLFDQHPVQFEAI, via the coding sequence ATGTATATGTGATCAATACTTGTACAGTGACACATGTAGGCGACAAAAAATCACGGCAAATGATTCGTCGGGCGATTCGCCAAAATCCGGAAGCGACCGTTGTGGTCACCGGATGTTACGCACAGATCGCTCCGGATGAAGTCATGGGCATACCGGGCGTCGATCTTGTCATCGGCACACAGCATCGTGAGCAAATGATGGATTTGGTGCACAAGGTGCAAACGGAGCGCAAGCCATATAATTTTGTCGGAAACATCATGCAGCAGCGGAATTTTGAAGAATTGGACGTGCCGTATTTTATGGATCGCACCCGGGCATCGCTCAAGATCCAGGAAGGCTGCAACAATTTTTGCACCTTCTGCATTATTCCATACTCCCGCGGATTTTTGCGCAGCCGCAAACCGGAAAATGTGATCCGCCAGGCAAAGCGGCTGGTGGAAGCAGGTTATTATGAAATTGTCCTGACAGGCATTCATACGGGCGGCTACGGGGCCGATCTTCCCGATTATTCATTGGCGAAATTATTGGCGGATTTGGAAAACGTAGAAGGTTTGCACCGCATCCGCATCAGTTCCATCGAAGCAAGCGAAATTGACGATGAAGCGATTGAAGTTTTGGCCAAATCGAAAAAAATCTGCCGCCATTTGCACATTCCGCTGCAAGCCGGGGACAATCAAGTATTAAAGAAAATGAACCGCCGCTATACAACAGAGCAATTTGCGGAAAAAATTCAAAAGCTGCGGCAAGCATTGCCGGATCTGGCGATTACGAGCGATGTCATCGTCGGTTTCCCCGGCGAGTCGGATGAAGGGTTTGAAGCGACGTATCGATTTATCAGCGAACAGAACTTTGCCCAACTTCACGTGTTTCCGTATTCCAAACGCAGAGGCACGCCGGCGGCAAAATTTCAAAATCAAGTGCCGGAAGATGTGAAAGAACATCGTGTGCAGCGCCTGATCGAACTGTCTGAGCAGTTGATGAACGAATATGCGGCAAGTTTCTTGGGAAAAACGTTAGAAGTCATTCCGGAAGAATTTTATGACGAGGAAAAAACCCTCGTCGTTGGTCATGCGGATAATTATGTAAAAGTGATTTTTCCCGGCGGCAAAGAAGTTTTGGGACAAATTTGTGAAGTGAAATTGGATCGTGTGGAAAAGGAATTGGCTTTCGGTCAAATGGTGCGGCAAGTAACATTCGCGAAAACGGAAGAAGATGTCAGTCTGGAAGATCAGCCGTTATTCGATCAGCATCCGGTTCAATTTGAAGCCATTTAA
- a CDS encoding GatB/YqeY domain-containing protein: MSLTGRLAEDMKQAMKAKDKVRLSVIRMVRTAVKNAEIDQKQELSDDEVLAVISKELKQRRDSLQAFESAGRQDLVEEAKAEIEILVEYLPTQLSEEEVKSIVQEVIREVGAASKADTGKVMSVLMPKVRGRADGKLVNQIVQQLL; this comes from the coding sequence GTGAGTCTAACCGGTCGCTTAGCAGAAGATATGAAACAAGCGATGAAAGCCAAAGATAAAGTTCGCTTATCGGTTATTCGCATGGTAAGAACTGCTGTCAAAAATGCTGAGATCGATCAGAAGCAGGAGCTGTCCGACGATGAAGTTCTGGCCGTCATCAGCAAAGAGTTGAAACAGCGGCGTGATTCCCTCCAAGCATTTGAAAGTGCAGGAAGACAAGACCTTGTCGAAGAAGCGAAAGCTGAAATTGAAATTTTGGTTGAATACCTCCCCACACAATTATCGGAAGAAGAAGTAAAATCCATCGTGCAAGAAGTGATCCGTGAAGTTGGAGCTGCTTCCAAGGCTGACACGGGCAAAGTAATGTCCGTTTTAATGCCAAAAGTCCGTGGACGAGCTGACGGGAAGCTTGTAAACCAAATCGTACAACAACTCCTGTAA
- the yqfC gene encoding sporulation protein YqfC, with the protein MWSIGKRVKKLATDFLDLPKDALLDVPRVTLIGGLQAYVENFHSVMEFSDKQLRLQLTKGQLIIKGSTLEIKRIVDDQVMIEGQIDAIQYVQ; encoded by the coding sequence TTGTGGTCGATTGGCAAACGAGTAAAAAAATTGGCGACAGATTTTTTGGATTTACCCAAAGATGCACTTCTCGATGTTCCGCGGGTAACACTGATCGGCGGACTTCAGGCATATGTGGAAAATTTTCATTCGGTTATGGAATTTTCGGACAAACAATTACGGCTGCAGTTGACAAAAGGCCAGTTGATTATCAAAGGCTCTACCCTGGAAATCAAACGGATTGTAGACGATCAAGTGATGATTGAAGGCCAAATCGACGCAATTCAATATGTACAGTAG
- a CDS encoding Na/Pi cotransporter family protein — MISRALQSAYVAIRKNPLSDTSASKHVQAAIHIYIAKDNLGKGHVTPMIYAVIKLAIGMYGLILGMHWMRSGLEELAADKLPIWIQRFVKTPTRGLFTGIFITLLLQSSGAVTVITIGFVSIGTITFADSIGVILGTNIGSTITAQMIALQLDRMAIPILGIGFLVMICCKRPLRHIGQALFGFGMIFTSLAFMTASLQPLAQSGWFRGLLQTSAANPLLGVLAGAFLTALVQSSSATTALTIALSSQHLVALPGAIAIVLGNNIGTCVTAVLAAIGNPIQARQVALAHVLLNVAGVAIFLPFLQPFTWLNQAITSSPAMQVAMAHTLFNIISSLLAWPIARPFASFIEWLLPARQSV, encoded by the coding sequence TTGATTTCACGCGCATTGCAATCGGCGTACGTTGCCATTCGAAAAAATCCGCTGTCAGACACTTCGGCAAGCAAACATGTACAGGCTGCCATTCACATATACATAGCAAAGGACAACCTTGGAAAGGGGCATGTGACTCCGATGATCTATGCTGTAATCAAACTTGCAATCGGTATGTACGGATTGATTCTCGGCATGCATTGGATGCGTTCCGGTTTGGAAGAATTGGCGGCCGACAAGCTGCCCATCTGGATCCAGCGTTTCGTAAAAACTCCTACACGCGGCCTTTTTACCGGAATTTTCATCACTTTGCTCTTGCAAAGCAGCGGTGCGGTAACTGTCATAACGATCGGTTTTGTCAGCATCGGTACAATCACATTTGCAGACAGTATCGGCGTTATCCTGGGAACAAATATCGGTTCGACAATTACCGCCCAAATGATTGCGCTGCAGTTGGATCGAATGGCCATACCTATATTGGGCATAGGGTTTTTGGTCATGATTTGCTGCAAACGTCCGCTTCGCCACATCGGTCAGGCATTATTCGGCTTTGGGATGATTTTTACAAGTCTCGCATTCATGACGGCTTCCCTGCAGCCGTTGGCACAATCCGGTTGGTTTCGCGGCCTTTTGCAGACATCTGCGGCAAATCCGCTATTGGGCGTATTGGCAGGCGCTTTTTTGACCGCACTTGTTCAGTCCAGCAGCGCTACCACAGCCCTTACGATCGCGCTTTCTTCCCAACATCTCGTCGCTTTGCCAGGGGCGATCGCCATCGTGCTTGGCAACAACATCGGCACATGCGTTACGGCAGTCCTTGCCGCCATCGGCAATCCCATTCAGGCGCGGCAAGTGGCGCTGGCGCATGTGCTGCTGAATGTCGCCGGCGTTGCCATCTTCCTGCCGTTTCTGCAGCCTTTTACTTGGCTCAATCAAGCGATCACATCGTCTCCAGCCATGCAGGTGGCCATGGCCCACACCCTATTCAACATCATTTCATCCTTGCTGGCATGGCCCATTGCCAGACCATTCGCCAGCTTCATCGAGTGGCTGCTTCCGGCTCGGCAGTCTGTGTAG